The following nucleotide sequence is from Diospyros lotus cultivar Yz01 chromosome 3, ASM1463336v1, whole genome shotgun sequence.
CAAAACCGAGTCGTGATAGGGGCAACAAGTTCTGGAAGACGGCCTGGATGTTGCTTCAAGCTATACTGGGAATTATCTTGGGGGATCCAACCACTATGGCTATTTCCCTTGTGAATTTACTGTCCCAATGACGTACCATGCTTCCATCTAACATGTACGTTTATCCATGGTTGGTTTGCATGGTTTGGGGTGGTGTCCGTGTGTCATCATTCTAGGAAGACCAAATTAAATAGCGCCATGTTATCTATTATTGTTATTCCTTGTTTCTTGGTTGGTTAGTTGAATTACTTGGTTGTCAAGTTGTAACTGGTCTATAAATAGCCATTAGCAATAATTGAATAAACATGAGCAATTACAACAATTATCTCCTCTCGTCTCCCTCCtctcctatttttgttttcctgCACACAAATTTACTTATCATTGGTATCAGAACCAAGTTGGTAAACCATGGCTACTCGAAATCAATCCAATGCTAAGTTCTGAAATGAAGTTCATAAAATATTGGGACGCCATGAATTCAATATTGATGAGGTTCACGCCACACTACAGATTGTCTTGCAAGAACTACAGTCCCTATGAGCATCACAGGTTTCTCATGCCAACAACCCAAACACAAACCCGTTCGCCCCAACTGAATCATCTCATCAATGTAACCGAGCTTGAGTGAGTCACTCTCAACCTTCCTCCAACCGTAACAATCATCTTCTCAAACTCACTTTCCCAACATTTGATGGAGACAATCCAACTGTATGGGTCTACAAAGCCGAACAATACTTTGACTTCAAGGAAGTCACTCCTGATCAACAAGTCTTACTTGCCTCCTTTCACCTCGAGGGAATTGATCTCCAATGGCATCGATGGTTCACCAAGTCTAGAGGACCAATGACCTGGAGAGAATTTACCAAGGGTCTGTTACTCCATTTCGGACCAACAGACTATGAGGACCCCTCCGAAGCACTCACCTGACTCAAGCAAACAACTGATGTCACAGCTTACAAAGAGGCCTTTGAGAAATTATCCCACCGAGTAGTCTTGTCGAATGCTTCATAGCCGGATTACGCGACGAGATAAGGCTAGACATCAAGATTAAACAGCCTTGAACACTGGCGAATGCCATTAGTGTTGCCAGATTGATTGAAGAACGAAACAACTTACAAAGAAAAGTAGTCAGCTTCTCTTGAAAATAAGTGACCCCTGAACCCTAGTTGAACTGTTATGTTTCATTCTAAATAAACATCACTGCCGTAGGATTTTCTGTTCTCCTCTACTCTTATTATCCTAATCCACTGAAACTTGAAACATTCTTCAGGGCTTCctcttccatcttgacaagttGTTGACAGAACATCTCCAAATCGCGTGCCTCGTCTTTGAAAGTGAACCTGAACTCCTTCCACTGGTACACACGGGAGCCGTCATTCATCATGGGGCCTAGAACCTTCCCCAACACGTCAAATCCTTTCCGATCTACTGACAGCAAGAACGCATCCTTTACATGGTACCAGATATCAGTTACTTCCCTAATTTTCATgagattaatataaaataaatacatgaaCCAAAGAAGAGtgtaaataaaaacaattttagGTCATTATCAATAATTTTAGGTTGATGTAATTATTGTGTAGTTCCTGTGGTGACGATAGTATTTTATGATGACCCACTTATCAGCAGATAAGTTTCCAGAAGTAACAAGAGGCCATCAAGAAAAAGCTGCAaaaaatgtgtgtatatatggatACTGCACCTATAGAAAAATGACAGTCAGAAGGTTTGGCTTTAAGAGGCAGGTGACCGATCGAGATCCTCAACAGACTAAAAACCAGGTTGGGAGGCCGACCCTTGTTCAACTATGTTGGATATAATTGAGCTCTTGGCGTCTTCTTAATCAAGTCCATCAGTAAATCAATAAATGGATCATGGTGAAAGATATTGTTATTGAGAAATTAAAGGTTAAATCTGGCAACTTGAACGAAACAATGGAGTTCAATAGAAGCCATATGTTAgtatctaacaaaattaaatggTTTCAGTTGCAAATACCAATCAATTTTAAGTGACGAAGAATATTTTTGTTCTGTTTGTCAGATTAAGACCAAGAAGAATTGCTTTAGATTATCTGGGAAGTGCAGCATCactggaaaataggagaaagtCTCATCAAGATGCTGATTGTTCAAGAATGTCTAATTTCGCCAGATAACTTTAAGAATCATCACTTCCTGGCAAAACTAACATTAATTATCTCCCATATTCCTTCATGACATTTGACCATAGCATTCAATAATGAATAGCACTCTCTAACAATGATTTCTGCCTATTACGTACAAGTTTCATGACCAagtaaaatttagaaataaaagttTTAACAACTCTTCATGCTCAATCAGGAGTTAAAATTAGTTTGCTCTGACAGAGTGGGGAAAATAAGCAATGGCCCTGGTAGCAAAGGCAAGGTTGCTGCTTTGTGACTGGAAAGTCGCAGGTTTGAGTTGTAAAAACAATCTCTTTGCAACATGAACTTTAAGCATCAAACAATTTCTCATTATTGCAAAGCAATACTCAATTGCATGTGTGACAGCAGGTAATTGGCAAGAATTCAGTCATTAAATACACAACTCTTTGATCCAAAAAAGAAGACCCAACAGCTgcataaaagaaaacaaaaggacTAATTATTCAATCCATTATTTGTGCAATAAATTGCCCACACATTCAACTTACTATTGCTACAGAAATAAAGAGTAGCAAGGTACTTGAACTCTTCCGTTTCTTCTCTTATCTTTGTTTTACACATTTATTTTATACACCCATTGGCACAATCAAACagaataaaaacaaagaattttTGCAATTTATGCAAGATTGTCACAGTAACTGCATTCATGCTAATAGCAGTTGTAAAGATGTCAAAGGCAATTTAAGGATCAGGATATTACCTTTGCATTTCTATTGAAGTATGTAATGCAGAAAAGAATAAGGGCTCTACGCCTCACATCACTTTGATTAATCCCATCTATCAAGCTTGAAGAAAAAGGGGCTACATAAGAAACATaaagaaatgttaaaaaatCTATCCACTAGGACTAAAAGATATTTCTTTGCcacattgaaaagaattatCTTTGGCGTGTATCTGTAACAGGTTCTTACACAATGGATCCACCTTAGAAGCTTCAATATCTTCTATTTCTACTTCATGTGTGCCTCCATCGCTATCTATGTACATGCATGAACTGTACAGTAAATAGCTTCCATCAGACTTGTATCCACATTTAGAAATTCAAGTGTTAGCATGCCAACAACTACGACTATAACTTGAAGGGAGGAGGGAGGGGTGGAGAacgagaaggaaaaaaatataacatatctACGATTATATACCATGCGTTGTGGCTGATATCTCTTTCggaaatcatatataaaatttaacaagACCCTCTAAACtcttaataagaaaaaaaaaaaaaacaaaataattcaagacTCCAACCCTAATTACATTGACTGCCTTACAAAGGTTTCTCACCGTAATCCTATGTACACTTAATTGATAGATTCTGTGCTACATATATCCCCCATTCAAAAGGTCGTTCACACTTCCATTAGAAGTGTGAACCACAATGCTGAATGTTAAGTCCTGTGCAGCCCTTTCTATCTGCATCATGTCCACAGTAATTCACTATCTAAATGAAACTTTGCTGGTATAAAAGACAAATCAACCAGAAATGAAAAGCATCATATCTATTAAACTACTTCAGACTTTGATAATAGTAAtcttcaacaaaaataaaactaagaaAATTCCTTCTCAAGTTGGCAGTATTAAGACAAAAGAGAAATTCATAGCCAGTCAGGAACATCCTCTTTTGCTCAGTGAGGTTCATTCTAATCCAATTTTAAGCAATCTTATGCCCTTTAGAGACAAAGTGTCCCTATTTACAGTTATCTGATTCATCTTAGTAGATAGGCAACGAGACAGATAAGATGTggaaatgcatatgctcatgaTAGGTAGATATAATGTCCTCCATGCAAAAAGAGTACGATGCAAGATCCAGCCAAAGTTTCCAACCTTAGATTAAACTTGTAGACCATGTACTTCTCATTGTCATCTAGTAGCTCCTTTAGGTTTTCACTTCGAGATGTATAACCAGGATTTGAAGAATTTAATATGCCACAAACTGAATAGCTGGACTCTTTCATTGCTTTTCTTTCTGAAGATATAATTTCCTTCAGGCTTTCTGCTGCTAACTTAACCTTATgacaaaaacaagaagaaatatGTCAATGATAAATTCTCAGTTGATAGAGCCATTTAAGTCACCGAACCATTTGATAGTAATTTAAGCATAAGGCcagcaaatttaatttttgtggcCTAACAGTTGACATATTAATGTTTGCCAGTggataaatcataaaaataaaaatcagttGCAGCTAGCTTGGGTTGTGTGCAGGCAAAAATGCCTGGTGATTTGCATAAAGAATTAACCCGCTAAATTTTTATAGCAGTAATATATCTCTATTAGACAGCAGGACAACTACTGAAGATGAGAAACATTTTGGCCAACTTACAAGCCTGATGGGCATTGTAATAATCAGATTCAGAGGTGCAGGAATCAAAATTCTGAATTATATATCAccatcttaaaaaaatactaagttcaggagaaaaaaacaaaatcattccCTCATCAAAAAAAGCCAATTTCATCACCATATTTTTTGAGGTGGAAGAAAAGAGAACTGTAGTTTAATGACCATACCTTTTCATTTTTAAGAGGCACAACATCTCCAGTCAAAGCAACCCGAGCTGGTAGCTGCAacccattaattaataaaggcttAACAGATTAGTGATATATAACTGGAATGGTTCTTTTACTTGTTTTTATCTCATGAGTAGTTGCTAAATTGATTCAACCATTACACTGTTATGCAACTGCAAAAACCAAAATTATGTTACTTTAAAGAACTAATGCTGAATGGAAGGAGGGTCACTCAAAATGAATGTGtagtttcattttatttctatcTATTTACATTCTCATAGTTTCTTGGTGAAGAGTATTGAGCACAAACCTTTTTTATTGATCTAAGTAAGTTTGCAAGTGGACCTGGGAAGGGACTGGTAACAGCAAAAGAACCTCGCTCATCGATGATTGTGTTCTgcattacaaaataaataaaaagtttaaaaagaaaaccCTTGAAGTTAAATGGAAAATTATTGTGTTACAATATGTAACTTGtctaatttagaaaataaacacCGAAACTGCACCAAGATTCATGCATAATTCAATCAACCACAAATTTAGCATCAGCTAGGTGTGCTTGGATATCCAAAGGGCAAAATATTTTGACAACATTAAGATTTTTTTCACAATTATGATCGAATGCAGAATTTAGAAACTAAAATGTAGACTGGTGAAATTATATAAGCCGTGACTTTCTAAaatatagtctcatttttttctttgcaGTCATACTCAAAGCATCAAAATAAAAGCAGATAAATGAGCTTCAATGGTTGGCATAAtgcacaagaaaaaaatatgagaaaagtCCTCCCAGGCATCCACATTGGGAAGTCTCTAAAGGCATGGGGACTAAAATTCAACTCCGAATCTAAAAGAGAAAAACCATTATCAGAGGCTCAGAGATCTAATCTCATAGTCTGCTTTAGAACCATTATCAGAGCATCAGATATCCAATCTCATGGCTTCCAAACAACATCAAGTAGAGAAATGAAAGAattgacaataataattaacaaagtAGAGAAGAGGAACAAAGGATAATAGCCTCACTGATCTATCCATTATTGAGATCTCGGACTTTACATAGTAGCCCTAAAACCAATACatcaatattacaaaaataccatTGTTTAACAATAGCAActgaaaaagaaataacaaaaaacaaaatacaaactaaCAACAACTAAAATGCTAATATATAAAGCTCCAAAGTAAAATACAATGAATtaaaaaacccaaatacttCATTACgccccctcaagatggaccaTGAGGATTGAGGATGGCCATCTTGGACAATAATGGAGAAAGCTGGGAACAAGGCAAAGCCTTAGTAAACATATCCGCCAACTAATGATGAGACCAAATAGGGAGAAGCTTGACCTGACCAGCTAATACCTTGTCACGAACAAAGTGGCAATCAAGCTCTATATGCTTGGTGTGTTCATGGAAGACCGGATTAGTAGCAATATGGACAAcagcttgattatcacaaaataagagaacaaaataagagaacaagaagagaaacaaaaaccTGGAAATCCAACAAAAGCTGGGTAATCCAAGTAAGTTCACTAGTCTTGTTGGCCAAGGAACAATACTCAGCTTCAGCTGAGGAACGAGATACAGTAGCTTGCTTTTTAGAACGTCAGGATACCAAACAATCACCAATAAACACACAATAACCTGTGATTGAGCATCAAGTATCTAAACAAGAAGCCCAGTCGGCATTCGAGAAAGCCCGAAGCTACATAAAGGATGCTGCCGAAAAAAATAAACCTTGGCCAGAGGCAGCCTTAAGGTATTGCAGCAGGTGATAAACAACATCAATATGGGATTTTCGAGGTCTAAACACAAACTGACTAAGTTTGTGAACCCCAAAAGTAATATCGGCCATGAAATGGTAAGATATAGCAACTTGCCTATCAATCTACAATAAAGTGAAGGATCCTCAAGCAAATCACTATCAGAAGCACTAAGTTTTAGATTGGGTATCATAGGCAGAGAAACAAGCTTACTAGCCAAGAGACCTGAATCTTCCAACAATTGCAATGTATAATATCACTGAGAAAAGAATATACACTTTTCAAATTGAGCAATCTCTAAGCCAAGAAAATATCTCAATTTTCCAAGATCCTTAAGTTTGAATTGCCTGTGGAAAAACAACTTAAGATCATTTATAGTTGTAAGGTTAGGACCTGTAAggatgatatcatccacatataccaaAAGCTACCAAAGAAGAGCCCATGCTCTTAGTAAACAATGAATAATCAGATTTGGACCATACAAAACCAAATTGAAGGAGGGCAgtggaaaatttggaaaaccaCTGCCTTGAAGCTTGTTTCAAACCATAAATGGACTTATGTAACTGGCAAACTAATTTCTCCCCTTTTGAACCAACCAGGACTGGAGGCCTATATCCAAGAGGCAATTCTATATGCACTTCTTCAAAAAGATCCCCATTAAGAAAAGCATTGTTCACATCTAATTGTACAAGAGACCACCTATTCATGGCAGCAAGAGCTAACAAAATTTTCACAGTAACCAACTTCGCTACAAGAGAAAAGTGTCCAAAAAATCCAGGCCTTCTTGTTGGGTATATCCTTTTGCAACAAAGTGAGCCTTGTGTCCCTCTATAGACCCATTagacttgtattttattttataaacccatttacacccaatGGCACGCTTGTGAGGAGACAAATGAGTGACTGTCCAAGTGTGGTTGAGATGCATAACATTTAACTCAGCTTTCATGGCATCTCTCCAATGGGCATGATGAACAGCTTGATGATAGAATTGAGGCTCAAAATCAGATGATACTTAAAGGAGAAAAGAGCTATGAGtaggagaaaattttgaataagaaAGATATTGAGACAAGGGATAAGGACTATTGGTTGAAGGAGGTGTCTTGTGAGAGAGAAGGCTACAATGAAAATCCTGAAGGTATGTAAGAGGTCTAACCACCCTAGTAGACATACGAACAAGAATGATAGGAACAGGATTAGGCAAAGAAGTGGGACTAGCAACAAGCAAAGAAGGGAAAAGAGGATCCATAAAAGGGAAATCTGAAGAAACAATGGGCAATGGAGCATGAGAAGAAGGCAAGTCAGTAGCTGGAATTGGGAGCACCAAATCAGGAAAAGGGTCAACCACTTCATCATGAGAAATgacaaaatgaaaaggaaatatGTGCTCCTGAGATTGCACATCCCTGGAAATTAAGATGGATTTGGTGTGAAGATCACAAGTTTGTAGCCTTTAATATTTGGAggataaccaagaaaaatgcaagCAGTGGCCCTAGAATGAAATTTTAACCTATGAGAATACAATGTGGAGGCAAAACAAAGGCTACCAAACACTCGAAGAGAGGCATAATCAACTAGTGACTGATATAACAGTTGATAAGGTGCTTTGGAATGCAAGAGATGAGAAGGGGTTCTATTTATCAAGAAAGTGGCAATGAGAATGCAATCACCCCATAACTTAATGGGAACCCTagactgaaaaaaaaaagtgttcgTGCCACATTTAAAAGATGTTGATGTTTGCTTTCAACCATTGAGTTTTGTTTAATTCTCTCAACACATGAAAATTGGTGTATAACTCCTTTAGAGGCAAAATAATCAGCAAATTTAAGTTCATGAGCATTGTCTGACCTAAACCTTTTAATGACCGTATTGAATTGAGTCTCAACCAAAGAAAAAAACTTAGGGATAATGTCCTTAGCTTTTGATTTATGTCTCATAAGGAAAACCCAAGTGTATCTCGTGCAATTATCAACCAAAGTCAAGAAATACTTATATTTAGCATAGGTAGGCACATGATAGGGACCCCAAGTGTCACaatgaatcaaatcaaaaacaTTCTGTGATAGATGATTATGAGATATAAAAGAGAGTCTCCTTTGTTTAGCCAAGGGACAAACATAATAGAAATCTTGATCAGTATTATTGAATTGAAGTTGAGGCTTTATTGAATCCAATCTTTTGAAAGAAAGATACCCTAGCCTCTTATGCTAAGTAGTCTCACTAACATGAGCTACTATGGCTACAGGAATCCCAAAATCTACTACACCAAAAATAGCATCCAAGACATATAATCCATCAATCAACTCAaccttgccaatcatcttcaaaGTGTGTGTATCCTATATTGTACAGGCATGAGAGGTAAAAGTGAGACTCATGGAATTTTGCCTTACTAATTCAATCAATGAAATGGGATTAAACTTAAAATGAGGCACATATAGGACATTGTCCAACACTATATGTGAGGCAAGCTTAACACGGCCCATATATTGAACTAAAATCCGTGTGTGATCAGGTAAAGTAACATAAGCATCCTAAATAGGCTTCAACTCAACAAAAGATGCATGATTAGAACACACATGCCTTGTGGCTCTAGAGTCCAACACTCAGTGATTAGGATTACTAATCAATAAACTAATATTAATAGAAAGACAGGTATTTGATGCCTGACCAAAAGAAGAAGGGTGTCAAGAGGAGTGGATTCAGCATTGGCATGCTTGGTAACCGAGAGGTGAGAGCTCAACATGCTCAAAAGACTCTAATATTGCAGTGGACTCAAGGACTGCATAAATCCTTCTACTTCTTGAGTCTAAAGAGGAGCTAGAGATAGATCCCGACACCTGACTCACAACAGGATTTTTAGTATGATTATTAATAGTCATTTGTCTAGAATTATTTTCCCTTTGTCTAGGCTTATACTCGGGAGGATATCCATGGAGTTTGTAGCACTTATCTATGGTGTGTCCACTAAACCCACAATGAGCACAGAAAGACCTCTTCCTCTTCTGATTTTTACCCTGACTAGGCCTATGCGTGTCATTCTTGACCAATAGTGTAATAGGATCAGAATTAACAAACGCATTATGTATGTTCCTTTGGTTCTCCACTTGTGTAATCAAGGCAAAAACCTTATTGATAGGTGGGATAGGATCCATAACAGTAATTGTCCTCTAACTTGAGAATAGGTATCATTTAAACCCATGAGAAAAGACATGACATACTCAGTGTGATAGTATTAAGCTAGAGACTTCAAACCACCACACGTACATTTTCCACATGAACAAGTAGGCCTATAGATGCTAAGTTCATCCCAAATGACCCTTAACTTGGTAAAATAAGCACTTATCAATAATTGTCCTTGTTGTAAGTTCATCAATTCTCCCCTAAGTTGGAAGATTCAAGGACCATTAGCTTGTTGATATCTTTCTTTTAAGTCATTCCATATGCCATAAGCAGAATCAGAAAAAATAACACTTGCTGAGATTTCTTTAGAGACAGAATTCAATATCCATGAAATCACGATATTATTGTTCCGAATCCAAGAAATGAGAAGCAGATCATCACCTGATGGCCGAGAAATCAAGCCATTTACAAACCCTAGTTTGTTCTTTATTGAGAGTGCGATGAACATGGCACAGCTCCAAGACGAGTAGTTGTCTCCCATCAAAAGTTGCGACACCAACAATAGTCCAGGATTGTCGAAGTGATACAAATAGTAGGGGCTCGAGACATCGTCAATGGCAGAGTTGCTCATTAACAGAGAagatatttctcaaaacatagTTGCCACATAACAAGTATGGATGATCGAGGAAGGAAAAGGAGAAATCAATAGCAGGAGATTGTAGGAGAAAGAGATCGATTTGCAAATCTCCGATCAACAGAGATCGCAGTCACAGAAAAGAAGGAACTCCAAACAACAGAGATTCCAAACAACAGAGATTCACAACACCGATACTATGATACACGATATCAATCGAAGAGAGCAAGCGTACCTAAGGCTTGTAGGAGATCAACGGAGAAGAAATCGTGATCGACGGAGACGGAATCACGAGCCTGGGGTTTtaaatgctctgataccataacaaAGTAGAAAAGAGGAACAAAGGATAATAGCCTCACTAATCTATCCATTATTGAGATCTCGACCTTTAAATAATAGCCCTAAAACTAATACATCAATATTACAAAATACCATtgttcaacaacaacaactggggaagaaataacaaaaaaacaaaatacaaactaaCAACTAAAATGCTAATATACAAAGCTCCAAAGTAAAAAACAATGAATTAAAAACCCAAATACTCTATTAATAATCCTAGCCCTACATCATATGTTCCGGTAAACCAAAATGAAAACTCTCAACATGCAAATTCTTGGTGCAAAGGTAAACCTATCATTCCAATAAATGCAAGATATCTATAAAAGATGTGAACACAATCATGTGACCACATCAGGCACTAATGTTTATATCTCAAACACCAGTGCATCAGGACCCTGCAAAAGATGATGAGTAAGACATAGTAAACTAAATGGATAGAACAGAAGCGTAGAAAAACCCCCAACTAAAGTTGTTTAACTAACTATTGCCTGTACTTGTGGTAGTTGCAAAGagatctttctttttctctccctttctctcttatGACTAGCAAATAAATCTTTGGAAGTTGTGGTAGCCCTTGGAAAAATAGTTGTTCATTAAGAGTGCATTAAGTATGCACTATGCAGTTACTTATCCACTTAAGGTATTCGATGTGAGGAGTCCTAATCCGATGTCTGTTTTCTCACAGATAAAAACATCactttcatttaatttctgtaatttcaaaaatctgGGGCCCACAATTGATCTTGGGTTGCCTGCCAACTCTCCAGGAATACCAACTTGGCAGTCAACTATAGTTCCTGGCCGCCTATCTCACTgctttgttattttatttcgAATTTTCAATCCAATAAATCTCCTATTTAACTACTAATTCaccattttctcataatttcttccatCATATTTAACTTAATTATGAGGAAATTATCTAGGACTGGGagttgcttttttttttattgacttTGCTTCAGCAAACAACAGGAAATCCTTTTTCTGCTATTTCCATTTCAAAGCTTAACCTCTTCTACTTCCACCATcatgacccccccccccccccccaacagagaagaaaaagaactatAGCCAGCACATCATTCCAAGACAGCCAGCATATATTATAGGGAGAAATCCATTCAAATCATGCAAAATTTAGTTTGTATCTAATAAACCCACTTCCTCATAATATAGTTTGTTCATTGTCAAAAAGACTTTGTGGGAAGCTCGATAAGAAAGTGAGTAGTTTTTGTTGGGGGAAAGGAGATGGTAAGAGGTCCTTGGACTTGAAGGCATGGAGAGGTATTTGCAGGCCAAAATAGATGGGAGGACTTGGGTTTGGAGAGTTCAATCAAATGAACAAGGCACTGGTTGCTAAACTTGGTTGGAAAATGATTGCTAAAGACAAATGGTGAGAATGGATGTATATGAGCTGATATCATGAAACAAAAATATCGTAGGGACAAAGACTTTATGAGAACAAGTGCACAGCCATCATGTGGAGGACCATTCTGAGCTCTAAAGAGGTTATTGTGAAAGGTGCTTGTAAAGTTACAGGCAATGGCAACATGATTAGTATCTGGCCAGATCCGTGGATAACCCAAATGCCAAATTGTAGACCGCAATCAAAGGTTACAGGTGTTGAGCTAAATGTTGCTATGAATGACCTGGTTGATTGTGATCAAAGGCGATGGAGGACTGAGATCTTCAAGAATCTGTTCTTAACTATGATGGTAGCTGCAATTCATAATATCCCCGGCCCTGCCTTTGACAGACAAGACAGAAGGACGTGGATGACGAGAAGAATAATGGTTTCAGTGCTAAGTTTGTGTATTTTATACAAGAACGCTAGCTTCCAAACACCAATGGATCATTGACACCCTGGAATGGAAGTCATTGTAGAAGCTCAAGATCCACAACAGACCAAAGTTTCTCATGTGGAGAGTAGCTATTGATGCTTGTCCTACAGGAGTTGAGCTTTCCAAAAGAATCCCCAACATTAACAGTGGCTGCTACCTCTGCAATGAGCCTCAAGGGTCATCAATTCATCTCTTTCTCCAGTGTCCACCTGCTCATGCATCATGGACGAGATTTGGGAACATGTACTCGGTTTGGTGGGTATTTAACAGTACGGTGATGGCTGTCATTCATTCTTAATCCCTGCAACTTGGCCACTACTAGCATTTATGGCATTTGTGGCAACACTGATGGAGAAGGTTTGGCATGCAAGAAATAAGGTTAAGAATGGGGAAAATGTGTCTGGGGTTTCACTTTTTCTTCAAGGAGTAAGAGGCAGCTTGGAAGGATCACTGCAATGAAGCTTTACAAGAAGGAAAGGGAACCATCAAAAAAACGAAGAATCTCTCAGCCAGACAAATAGGATGGTCACCTCCAGAACaaggtttaaattttaaaaataaaacagatTCTGGCTTTTAAAATAGCATGATCTCAGGAGGAATCATTGCTTAAAATTGGATGGTGCAGTGGAATGGGCAAGCACAAGAGTGGGGCACAAAGGATCACCCCTTGCAGCAGAGCCCATGATGGTCAGAGACACCTTACTAGAAGCCAACATCAAGCAGTGGAATCAGGTCACCCTGGAAACAAGACTCATAAAGATTGATAAGCATCCTAGGGAATCAGTCAAAAAATGCTCCATGGAAGGAACTCACAGTGGCCAATTGATATTCAGGTTCTAATGCAGCATCACATAGACTGAAGGATTCATTTTGGGCTTAGATCTGCAAACTTTACCACATACAAACTGGTAGCTTTTATGTGGGGAAAAGCAAAGTGCTGTTGATTTATATAGTG
It contains:
- the LOC127797053 gene encoding uncharacterized protein LOC127797053 isoform X1, yielding MKANKAMVLTLAEKCKTILASNWQGNLNTIKADAKVSKEEIYTSKVKYFVKKGRPYIWVPEKTLHNVNTIIDERGSFAVTSPFPGPLANLLRSIKKLPARVALTGDVVPLKNEKVKLAAESLKEIISSERKAMKESSYSVCGILNSSNPGYTSRSENLKELLDDNEKYMVYKFNLSSCMYIDSDGGTHEVEIEDIEASKVDPLSPFSSSLIDGINQSDVRRRALILFCITYFNRNAKDAFLLSVDRKGFDVLGKVLGPMMNDGSRVYQWKEFRFTFKDEARDLEMFCQQLVKMEEEALKNVSSFSGLG
- the LOC127797053 gene encoding uncharacterized protein LOC127797053 isoform X3, translated to MKANKAMVLTLAEKCKTILASNWQGNLNTIKADAKVSKEEIYTSKVKYFVKKGRPYIWVPEKTLHNVNTIIDERGSFAVTSPFPGPLANLLRSIKKLPARVALTGDVVPLKNEKVKLAAESLKEIISSERKAMKESSYSVCGILNSSNPGYTSRSENLKELLDDNEKYMVYKFNLSSCMYIDSDGGTHEVEIEDIEASKVDPLSPFSSSLIDGINQSDVRRRALILFCITYFNRNAKGSN
- the LOC127797053 gene encoding uncharacterized protein LOC127797053 isoform X2 — protein: MKANKAMVLTLAEKCKTILASNWQGNLNTIKADAKVSKEEIYTSKVKYFVKKGRPYIWVPEKTLHNVNTIIDERGSFAVTSPFPGPLANLLRSIKKLPARVALTGDVVPLKNEKVKLAAESLKEIISSERKAMKESSYSVCGILNSSNPGYTSRSENLKELLDDNEKYMVYKFNLSSCMYIDSDGGTHEVEIEDIEASKVDPLSPFSSSLIDGINQSDVRRRALILFCITYFNRNAKDAFLLSVDRKGFDVLGKVLGPMMNDGSRVYQWKEFRFTFKDEARDLEMFCQQLVKMEEEALRMFQVSAD